The Acidithiobacillus thiooxidans ATCC 19377 DNA window GCATGATATCAATCGTGGCATCTACATCACTTTCCGTAACAACGGCACTCTTGCGAATCACCGTAGCCGTGGGAATTTGCGGTTCGAATTCAGGATAGACTTCAACAACCGCCGTGAACACGAAGTCTTCTCCGCGTCCGCCTTTTTCAACCTGCACTTCGGGACGCCCTACGGGACGCAGGGATTGTTCACGGACGGCCTGGGAATAGCGCTCATTAATCAGCTGATCAAAGGTTTCCATGAGGGCATCTGAACCATAATGGCGTTCAACAATAGCCAATGGTGCCTTGCCCGGACGGAATCCCGGAAAACGCGCTGAGCGGGCCTTGTTACGTAAACGTTGCGTGACACCACTTTCCACCTCACTGGCAGGAATGGTCACATGAATGTGGCGTTCCAGAGGCGCAGCCTCCGGTGTGGAAATTTGCATGAACTGATCCTTGTTTTTCATTTTGTCTAAGCCTAAACACCCATCATAAACACAAGCCCGCCGCCCCTCAAGGTCAGCGCAGCCCCCGACTGCCCGGTTTCACCGGGACACCACCCGCCGCGCAGAGCGGACAATCTTCAGCGGACCAGGTCCGCACCGGCAAACGCAGGAGTGGATAAAATGGAATACCATCAAAATCCTGGAAGCCCGCGCTACGATCAATAATTGCAGAACTAGCCAGTACCTTGCCACCTGCTGCCTCTACCGCAGTAATACATTCACGAGTCGATCCACCGGTCGTAGTAATATCTTCAACGACCAACACCCCTTCACCTGGGGATAAAGCAAAGCCCCGGCGCAGGACCATCTGGCCATTTTCACGTTCGGTAAAAAGACTGCGTACCCCCAGCGCTCTGGCACATTCATAGGAAACCAATACGGCACCCATGGCTGGCCCCACGACACAACGGATCTGCTTCCTGACTGCTTCTGGAATACCGGCAACCATCGCGACACAGAGGCGTTCTGCATGTTCTGGGTTCTGCAACACTTTTGCAGATTGCAAGTAGGTATCGCTGTGCAAGCCAGAGGACAATAAAAAATGTCCTTGTAACAAGGCACCATCATTTTTGTATAAATCCACTACTTCATCTGCTGTCACTGAGTTTGTTTCTCCATTAGTCTGATTTTATAAAATGGGACACATTATCCCGCGCAAGCAGCCAACAGGGCAGACAAAGCTTCTGCCGGATCCGGCGCTGCAGTAATGGGGCGGCCAATGACCAGATAGTCTGAACCCGCCGCCAGGGCGGCTCCAGGCGTCATGGTCCGCCTCTGGTCATCGGCGCCATGCTGGGCGGGCCGGATACCGGGGGTCACCAGACAAAACTCCGGATGCAATTGTTTGAGCCGGGAAGCCTCCTGCGCAGAACAGACCAGTCCATCCAGACCAGCCTCTGCACTGAGCGCGGCCAACCTTTCTACCTGTAGCTTAACAGAGTCATGCACACCCAGCTGCCCCAGGGCATCGGCATCCAGACTGGTCAATACCGTCACCGCAATCAGCAGCGGCTGATGCCCGGAAGCCGTCACCCCATCAACAGCCTCCCGCGCGGCCTCCAGCATGGCCTTCCCCCCACTGGCATGCACGTTGAGCATCCACACCCCCAAGCGGGCGGCAACCTGACAGGCTTTGGCCACGGTCTGCGGGATGTCATGAAATTTGAGATCCAGAAACACCTCAAAACCCCGATTCTGAAGTTGTTCAATCACTTTGGGTCCGGATGCCGTAAAGAGTTCCTTGCCCACCTTGACCCGGCATTGGCGGGGATCCAAAAGTTCAGCCATAGCCAATGCTGCTGCCGTATCTGCATAATCCAGCGCGACAATAAGTGGTGATTTCACAGCTTTTCCTCTCCTGAAAAGACACCCCACTGGCGACAACTGGGGCAGCGCCAGTAATACTGCGTACTTTGATAACCACAAGACTGACAATGAAACAGTTCAGGTTCCAGTTGCCACTGACGCACGGCCAGGGCCATTTTTTCGATCAGCTCCGTTTCCGGAGCGTTCGGGTCCATGCTTAACAACAGCTGAAATACCCGAAGATCAGGTTTTTTGATCAGAATATTGCGCAAAAAACTACTGGCAGCTGCCTGTCCCTCTATTTTCTGCAAAGCTTCTGCCAGGCGTTTAATGGCCAGCGGCGAACGACAGTGATCCTGCAAACGCTGCAGATGATCCTGCTGCTGGCCCCCCATGTGCTGCAAAACCTGCAGAAAGGGCTCCAGCACCAGTAAAATCGCCGAGTCAGCCGGTAGTGCCAGCAATTTATCCCAGTATTTGAGAGCACCCTGCCAATCTTTTTTGTCAAAGGCGAGACGCCCGGCAATCATCAGTGCGCGCGGATTGTCGGGAACCTCCCGGCGCGCAGCATTCAGATACTTTTGTGCCTGAGACTGATCCCCACTGCGCAACGCTTCTTCGGCCAGCTCACCGTACAACAAGGCAATTACCTTTTGCTGTTCGGACATTCCTGATTGGAGTAAACGCTTGCGAATGGCAATAGAGGAAGCCCACTCACTACCCAATTCATAGAGTTCCGCCAGCGTGGCAAGCCCTTCGGTATGCGCGGGCTGACTTTCGAGCAATTCCTTGAGAATGCTTTCTGCCCGATCCAGAATTCCGGCTTTCAAATAATCGCGGGCAATTTCAAACAGCACACTTTGCCTGAGTTCCTCAGCCAGGGTTGGCTGTTCCAATAAGTACTGATGCACCCGCAATGCCCTTTCCAGTTCGCCACGTCGGCGAAACTGACGGCCCAGGGCCAGGAGAATATCGACACTTTCCGGGTGCTGGCGCAAGGCTTCCAGAAAAACCTCTACCGCTTCGTCCTGACGTTCACTCAGAAGGTAATTCAGGCCCTGAATATAAACCTGAGGGATGGCTTTGCCAGCGGGGGCTTTTTGGGTACGGCCCAGCCAGAAGCCCAGCAGGGCAGCAAAGCCTGATACTATCCCCAGGACGAGGACAACCGCAGAATCCACGCCCAGAATGGTCAATCAGGCTTTGCCGGATGTATTCTCCGGATAATCGACCTGCTCGCGCAGTTCCTTACCCGGTTTGAAGTGTGGAACCCGCTTTTCCGGGACCATGACCGATTCGCCGGTCTTGGGATTACGCCCCTGTTTAGCTGGACGTACATGCATGGAAAAACTGCCGAAGCCACGAATTTCAATGCGCTCACCTTCAGCAAGTGCATCACTGAGGTAATCCAGCATATGGCGGGTGGCCATTTCAATATCACGCACACTGAGCTGCGGGTATTGGGCGCTGATGTTTTTGATCAATTCAGATTTAGTCATGATTTTTAGCTTCTTCAAATAAGCACTGATTGGAAAACCATAAAAACGACAGACGGCAAGAACTTCGGCCTGACGCCAAAAAAAGTGACTCCCCGGACACTCAATAAGGGCATCCCGGGAGCCGTTTCGCGATTAACCCTCTTCTTCCTGCTTGCGCTTGAGTTGCTCTTTAATCAGGTCACCCAGACTGGTGGTACCTGTTGCCGCGCTGCGGGCATACTGCTGGGTAGCAGCCGCCTGTTCTTCAGCACTTGGAGCTACGGCCACATCACGCGCCTTGGTACTCAGGGTCAAGGTGCGGTTTTTACGATCTACGGCGGCAATGGCCACCTCAATCTTGTCACCCGCAGCCAGGGTCTGGCCCTTGTTCAACTCACGCTGCGGCAGGTGGCCTTCAACCCCTTCACCCAGGCGAATTTCCGCGCCACGACCGTCTACGGAAATGACTTCACCTTCTACCAGCGCGCCCTTTTCATTGGCGACGACAAACTGAATGAAAGGATCCGTTTCCATCTGCTTGATGCCAAGACTGATACGTTCACGTTCCGGATCAATGCTGAGCACCACAGCTTCCAGCGTATCGCCTTTCTTGAAATCACGCACAGCTTCTTCACCGGTACGATCCCAGGCCAGGTCGGAAAGATGAATCAGGCCGTCAATTCCACCATCCAGACCCACAAATACACCAAAGTCGGTGATGCTCTTGATCTGGCCGGAGACCCGATCGCCTTTCTGGAAGTTCTGGGCAAAATCATCCCATGGATTAGGCAGACACTGTTTGATACCCAGAGAAATACGGCGGCGCTCTTCGTCAATATCAAGAATCATCACCTCCACTTCCTGACTGACATGCAGGGCCTTGGCCGGATTAATATTCTTGTTGGTCCAGTCGATTTCGGAAACGTGCACCAAACCTTCCACGCCTTCTTCGATTTCAACGAAGGCACCATAATCGGTGACATTGGTGACCTTACCGAAAATGCGGGTGGATTCGGGATAACGACGGGCAATGTCACGCCACGGGTCTTCACCCAACTGCTTCATGCCCAGAGAAATACGGCCCCTTTCGCGGTCGAACTTGAGGACCAGGACACGCACTTCGCCGCCAACGGTAACCACTTCGCTGGGATGTTTGACGCGACGCCAACCCATATCCGTGATATGCAGCAGACCATCAATGCCGCCCAGATCAATAAATGCGCCGTAATCGGTGAGATTCTTCACCACACCGTCGAGGATGGCACCTTCCTGGATGCTTTCCAGCAACACCCCACGTTCAGCGCTTTGTTCCTGCTCAACCACGGCGCGGCGCGACACCACCACGTTGTTACGCTTGCGATCCAGCTTGATG harbors:
- the rpsA gene encoding 30S ribosomal protein S1 gives rise to the protein MTTPNAEMLVEPSFAEMFEESQSTQGLKPGELLTGIVTRVDNDFVIVDVGLKSEGPIPAEQFRNAEGEIEVKVGDSVEVCLELVEDGMGETRLSREKARRAKTWVDLEKSFNDNEVVHGFLTGKVKGGFTVSIDGVRAFLPGSLVDVRPVRDVAYLEGKDLEMKIIKLDRKRNNVVVSRRAVVEQEQSAERGVLLESIQEGAILDGVVKNLTDYGAFIDLGGIDGLLHITDMGWRRVKHPSEVVTVGGEVRVLVLKFDRERGRISLGMKQLGEDPWRDIARRYPESTRIFGKVTNVTDYGAFVEIEEGVEGLVHVSEIDWTNKNINPAKALHVSQEVEVMILDIDEERRRISLGIKQCLPNPWDDFAQNFQKGDRVSGQIKSITDFGVFVGLDGGIDGLIHLSDLAWDRTGEEAVRDFKKGDTLEAVVLSIDPERERISLGIKQMETDPFIQFVVANEKGALVEGEVISVDGRGAEIRLGEGVEGHLPQRELNKGQTLAAGDKIEVAIAAVDRKNRTLTLSTKARDVAVAPSAEEQAAATQQYARSAATGTTSLGDLIKEQLKRKQEEEG
- a CDS encoding integration host factor subunit beta, which translates into the protein MTKSELIKNISAQYPQLSVRDIEMATRHMLDYLSDALAEGERIEIRGFGSFSMHVRPAKQGRNPKTGESVMVPEKRVPHFKPGKELREQVDYPENTSGKA
- a CDS encoding tetratricopeptide repeat protein: MTILGVDSAVVLVLGIVSGFAALLGFWLGRTQKAPAGKAIPQVYIQGLNYLLSERQDEAVEVFLEALRQHPESVDILLALGRQFRRRGELERALRVHQYLLEQPTLAEELRQSVLFEIARDYLKAGILDRAESILKELLESQPAHTEGLATLAELYELGSEWASSIAIRKRLLQSGMSEQQKVIALLYGELAEEALRSGDQSQAQKYLNAARREVPDNPRALMIAGRLAFDKKDWQGALKYWDKLLALPADSAILLVLEPFLQVLQHMGGQQQDHLQRLQDHCRSPLAIKRLAEALQKIEGQAAASSFLRNILIKKPDLRVFQLLLSMDPNAPETELIEKMALAVRQWQLEPELFHCQSCGYQSTQYYWRCPSCRQWGVFSGEEKL
- the pyrE gene encoding orotate phosphoribosyltransferase, whose protein sequence is MTADEVVDLYKNDGALLQGHFLLSSGLHSDTYLQSAKVLQNPEHAERLCVAMVAGIPEAVRKQIRCVVGPAMGAVLVSYECARALGVRSLFTERENGQMVLRRGFALSPGEGVLVVEDITTTGGSTRECITAVEAAGGKVLASSAIIDRSAGFQDFDGIPFYPLLRLPVRTWSAEDCPLCAAGGVPVKPGSRGLR
- the pyrF gene encoding orotidine-5'-phosphate decarboxylase encodes the protein MKSPLIVALDYADTAAALAMAELLDPRQCRVKVGKELFTASGPKVIEQLQNRGFEVFLDLKFHDIPQTVAKACQVAARLGVWMLNVHASGGKAMLEAAREAVDGVTASGHQPLLIAVTVLTSLDADALGQLGVHDSVKLQVERLAALSAEAGLDGLVCSAQEASRLKQLHPEFCLVTPGIRPAQHGADDQRRTMTPGAALAAGSDYLVIGRPITAAPDPAEALSALLAACAG